One genomic region from Nostoc sphaeroides encodes:
- a CDS encoding cytochrome C: MSIFVKRKIRDAYGGLRQRQSLQQSAERQFKRQFFGLLLVIVTWSLAMGWLLALATNAQSATPTAEIGTVDVVPAQYQLGQELYLENCSTCHIGLPPAVLPTQTWKNLLEDSQHYGAQLKPLVDPPRILVWKYLSTFSRVQRDDEETPYRLNDSRYFKALHPGVKLPRPVQLGSCVSCHQGASDYNFRRLTAEWK; this comes from the coding sequence ATGTCAATTTTTGTTAAGCGCAAAATCCGCGATGCCTACGGCGGGCTACGCCAACGCCAATCGCTACAGCAAAGCGCCGAACGCCAATTCAAACGCCAATTTTTCGGTTTACTTCTGGTAATTGTAACCTGGAGCCTAGCTATGGGTTGGCTTCTAGCCTTGGCAACTAATGCTCAAAGTGCTACTCCTACCGCCGAAATTGGCACTGTTGACGTAGTACCTGCACAGTATCAATTAGGACAAGAATTATATTTGGAAAACTGCTCCACATGCCACATCGGCTTACCACCAGCCGTTTTACCCACCCAAACTTGGAAAAATCTCCTGGAAGACTCACAGCACTACGGCGCACAACTAAAGCCTTTAGTCGATCCGCCACGCATCTTGGTGTGGAAATATCTTTCGACTTTCTCTCGTGTTCAGCGAGACGACGAAGAAACACCATATCGCCTTAATGACTCACGTTATTTCAAAGCTTTGCATCCAGGAGTTAAGTTACCACGTCCCGTCCAGCTTGGCAGCTGTGTCAGCTGTCATCAAGGCGCTAGTGATTACAATTTCCGCCGCCTAACAGCAGAATGGAAGTGA
- a CDS encoding aspartyl protease: MIAGKFGNNGELFFEIQLVVANGEQFEVEAILDTGFTSGWLAINSQDLEAIEWQIVIPKIEMQTARGLEYFDLYEGKVIVAGKEFIIPVHVGEELPDILLGSLWLDIMQLVVNKPKGILTLEVVKAD; the protein is encoded by the coding sequence ATGATTGCGGGCAAGTTTGGTAACAATGGAGAATTGTTCTTTGAAATACAATTGGTTGTAGCTAATGGAGAGCAATTTGAAGTTGAAGCAATACTTGATACAGGTTTTACATCTGGGTGGCTGGCGATTAATTCTCAAGACTTGGAAGCTATTGAGTGGCAGATAGTTATACCTAAGATTGAAATGCAAACTGCCAGAGGATTAGAGTATTTTGATTTATATGAAGGAAAAGTCATTGTTGCTGGCAAAGAATTTATCATTCCTGTTCATGTAGGAGAAGAACTACCTGATATTTTGCTTGGTTCACTGTGGTTAGATATTATGCAGTTGGTTGTGAATAAACCAAAAGGAATTTTGACATTAGAAGTAGTGAAAGCAGATTAG
- a CDS encoding type II toxin-antitoxin system PemK/MazF family toxin, with translation MSSPNRGEVWLVDLGYTAKVRPCLIISIPALEQDRALATLIPHTTSSRGSRFEVALKVNFLRTGVFDVQNIINSTCKVTPKVGRLDTRTTH, from the coding sequence ATGAGTAGCCCGAATCGTGGAGAAGTTTGGCTTGTCGATCTTGGCTACACAGCAAAAGTCAGACCATGCTTAATTATCAGTATTCCTGCCCTAGAGCAAGATCGAGCATTAGCAACCCTAATTCCTCATACGACTAGCTCACGCGGTTCAAGATTTGAGGTGGCGCTAAAGGTAAACTTTCTCCGAACAGGAGTGTTTGACGTACAAAATATTATTAATTCCACATGCAAAGTTACTCCGAAAGTTGGGAGACTTGACACCAGAACAACTCATTGA
- a CDS encoding 2-isopropylmalate synthase, whose translation MTNKTDRIIIFDTTLRDGEQCPGATLNIDEKLIIAKQLARLGVDIIEAGFAFASPGDFEAVSKIAKIVGTENGPVICSLARAIKADIEAAASALKPAVNARIHTFISTSDIHLEYQLRKTRAEVLAIAEEMVAYAKSFVTDVEFSPMDAARSDPEFLYQVLERAIAAGATTVNIPDTVGYTTPSEFGAIIKGIIENVPNIDQAIISVHGHNDLGLAVANFLEAVKNGARQLECTINGIGERAGNASLEELVMALHVRRQYFNPYLGRPEESQESLTNIDTRQIYKTSRLVSNLTGMLVQPNKAIVGANAFAHESGIHQDGVLKNKLTYEIMDAQLIGLTDNQIVLGKHSGRNAFRTRLKELGFELSDTELNKAFVRFKEVADKKKDISDWDLEAIVNDEIQQAPDLFRVELVQVSCGSNARPTATVTLRTPDGEELTDAAIGTGPVDAVYKAINRVVNVPNELIEFSVQSVTAGIDAIGEVTIRLRYESKVFSGHAANTDIIVASAQAYVNALNRLYSALQRQEKPEEISAQKV comes from the coding sequence ATGACAAACAAAACAGACCGAATCATCATTTTTGATACTACACTGCGAGATGGAGAGCAGTGTCCGGGAGCGACTCTGAATATAGACGAGAAGCTAATTATTGCCAAGCAACTGGCGCGTTTGGGTGTGGATATAATTGAGGCAGGCTTTGCCTTTGCTAGTCCCGGAGATTTTGAAGCAGTCAGCAAGATTGCTAAAATTGTGGGGACAGAAAATGGCCCGGTAATTTGCAGTTTGGCAAGAGCGATTAAAGCAGATATTGAAGCAGCGGCATCCGCATTAAAACCGGCAGTTAACGCCAGAATTCACACATTTATTTCCACTTCAGATATCCATTTAGAGTATCAGTTGCGGAAAACACGGGCAGAAGTGCTAGCGATCGCCGAAGAAATGGTAGCTTATGCTAAGTCCTTCGTGACAGATGTAGAATTTTCACCGATGGATGCGGCTCGTTCCGATCCAGAATTTCTTTACCAAGTGTTAGAGCGAGCGATCGCAGCTGGTGCAACAACAGTTAACATTCCCGATACAGTCGGTTACACCACCCCTAGCGAGTTTGGGGCAATCATTAAGGGGATTATTGAAAATGTCCCCAACATCGACCAAGCGATTATTTCCGTTCACGGTCATAATGATTTAGGTTTGGCAGTTGCTAACTTTTTAGAAGCCGTGAAAAATGGCGCACGCCAACTAGAATGTACCATCAATGGCATTGGCGAACGTGCCGGAAATGCCTCACTAGAAGAATTGGTGATGGCCTTGCATGTGCGGCGACAATATTTTAATCCCTATTTGGGAAGACCAGAAGAATCTCAAGAATCCTTAACAAATATCGACACCCGGCAAATTTACAAAACCTCACGCTTAGTTTCCAATTTGACGGGAATGTTAGTACAACCAAATAAAGCGATCGTCGGGGCGAATGCCTTTGCTCATGAGTCTGGAATTCACCAAGATGGGGTGCTAAAAAATAAGCTCACTTATGAAATTATGGATGCCCAATTGATTGGTTTAACAGACAATCAAATAGTTTTGGGCAAACATTCAGGGAGAAATGCTTTCCGCACCCGGTTGAAAGAATTGGGCTTTGAACTGTCAGATACTGAGTTAAATAAAGCATTCGTCAGATTCAAAGAAGTAGCAGATAAAAAGAAAGATATTTCTGATTGGGATTTGGAAGCGATCGTTAACGATGAAATCCAACAAGCACCTGATTTGTTCCGGGTAGAGTTGGTGCAAGTTTCCTGTGGTAGCAACGCCCGCCCTACAGCTACAGTTACCTTGCGTACCCCAGACGGTGAAGAATTAACCGATGCTGCGATCGGTACTGGGCCAGTGGATGCAGTTTACAAGGCTATCAACCGGGTGGTGAATGTGCCCAACGAGTTGATTGAGTTTTCTGTGCAGTCAGTAACAGCCGGTATTGATGCCATTGGAGAAGTGACGATTCGTTTACGTTATGAATCTAAAGTGTTTTCTGGTCATGCAGCGAACACAGATATTATCGTAGCATCCGCGCAAGCTTATGTAAATGCACTTAATAGGCTGTATTCTGCGTTGCAAAGGCAAGAAAAGCCAGAGGAAATATCTGCACAGAAAGTCTGA
- a CDS encoding NYN domain-containing protein codes for MGSPMNRLSIFVDGNNMFYAQQKNGWFFDPRRVLEYFKHEQSETTLINAFWYTGLKDPQDQRGFRDALISLGYTVRTKILKEYYDDTSGRYSQKANLDIEIVVDMFNTVDQYDRVVLFSGDGDFERAIELLRSKNTHITVVSTEGMIARELRNATDRYIDLNDIRDQIEKTEG; via the coding sequence ATGGGTTCTCCAATGAATCGTCTGTCTATTTTTGTAGACGGAAACAATATGTTCTATGCTCAACAAAAAAATGGCTGGTTTTTTGACCCTCGGCGAGTTTTAGAATACTTCAAACATGAGCAATCAGAGACAACATTAATTAATGCATTCTGGTACACTGGCTTAAAAGACCCACAAGATCAGCGAGGTTTTAGAGATGCTCTAATTAGTCTAGGATATACAGTTAGAACTAAAATTCTTAAAGAATATTATGATGATACCTCTGGTCGTTACTCGCAAAAAGCGAATTTAGATATTGAAATTGTTGTAGATATGTTTAATACAGTAGACCAGTATGACCGAGTAGTATTATTCAGTGGCGATGGAGATTTTGAAAGAGCAATCGAACTATTACGTTCAAAAAATACACATATTACAGTAGTATCGACAGAAGGAATGATCGCTAGAGAACTACGGAATGCTACAGACAGATATATAGATTTAAATGATATCAGAGATCAAATAGAAAAAACAGAAGGTTAG
- a CDS encoding low molecular weight protein tyrosine phosphatase family protein: MKNLLFICSQNKLRSPTAEAVFSEYEGLETESAGLDRYAQVPVSTESIIWADIIFVMEKSHKNKLSKNFQPFLKDKKIICLDIPDKYEYMEPALIELLKHKVLPILKIKK; encoded by the coding sequence ATGAAAAACCTCTTATTTATCTGTAGCCAGAATAAATTGCGAAGTCCCACCGCCGAGGCTGTATTTTCTGAATATGAAGGACTTGAAACGGAATCGGCAGGTTTAGATCGCTATGCCCAAGTACCAGTTTCAACAGAATCTATTATCTGGGCTGATATTATCTTTGTGATGGAGAAGTCACATAAAAATAAGCTATCGAAAAATTTTCAGCCCTTTCTTAAAGATAAAAAAATTATCTGTTTAGATATACCAGATAAATATGAATACATGGAACCAGCTTTAATTGAATTGTTAAAACATAAAGTGCTACCCATATTAAAAATTAAAAAATGA
- a CDS encoding retroviral-like aspartic protease family protein, whose protein sequence is MGKLVLPNLQGKQMGQVIITLTVTNRIDQVLAQRGFISPEEVRSCILDNVLVDTGATLLCLPASIISQLGLVQGGEAQVETAAGVQQGRIFRDVELSIGERQGTFDCLELTEVAYALLGVTPMEVLGLEPDLKNRKLRVLPMNSEQTYLSVL, encoded by the coding sequence ATGGGTAAGCTGGTACTACCAAATCTTCAGGGTAAGCAAATGGGGCAAGTAATAATTACCCTCACTGTCACGAATCGAATTGATCAAGTTTTGGCACAGCGAGGCTTTATTTCTCCAGAGGAAGTTCGCTCTTGTATTTTGGATAATGTTTTAGTTGATACGGGTGCAACGTTACTATGTTTACCTGCTAGCATTATTAGTCAACTAGGTTTAGTCCAAGGTGGAGAAGCCCAGGTAGAGACTGCGGCTGGAGTGCAGCAGGGGCGGATTTTCCGAGATGTTGAACTTAGTATTGGAGAACGTCAAGGAACCTTTGATTGTTTGGAACTTACAGAAGTAGCTTATGCGCTTTTGGGTGTAACGCCAATGGAAGTTTTAGGGTTAGAACCAGACCTGAAAAATCGGAAGTTGCGGGTTTTGCCGATGAATTCTGAGCAAACTTACCTTAGTGTATTGTAA
- the gorA gene encoding glutathione-disulfide reductase produces the protein MTFDYDLFVIGAGPGGLAAAKKAASYGVRVAVAEQESVGGTCVNRGCVPKKLIVYAADFALQNQIAHSYGWSDCQTYFDWTLFIKSVHQHIHKINQSYFQQLEKAGIELISQHVTFIDTHTINIDGRKVTADKILIAVGGQPLKPKIPGIEYAITSREMFQLPYLPKRLAIIGGGYIGVEFSSMMHAFGCEVTVIEKDEMILSGFDDDICSAVQQGLIKRGIKIFTNSTVDEIKFSEEGFLLTITGESQEIITADSILVATGYVPNTKNLGLENAHVELGEDGAIKVDEYSRTNQENIFAVGDCTSRMQLTPVAKAEAIAFADTIFGNKAQKLNYDYVPTAVFCRPEAASVGMTEVKAREKFGESVQCYRTQFQPLLYQLIEQDEPTTIKLVLNGDSGQVLGAHMVGEHAADIIQSLGVAIRKGITKEDLDETIGIHPTTGEELLSLI, from the coding sequence ATGACATTTGATTACGATTTGTTTGTCATTGGTGCTGGGCCTGGGGGATTGGCAGCAGCTAAAAAAGCAGCTAGTTACGGTGTACGTGTCGCTGTTGCTGAACAAGAATCCGTCGGTGGGACTTGTGTAAATCGCGGCTGCGTTCCGAAAAAACTGATTGTCTACGCAGCCGACTTTGCCCTGCAAAATCAAATAGCGCACAGTTATGGGTGGAGTGACTGTCAAACATACTTTGACTGGACATTATTTATTAAGTCAGTACATCAGCATATTCACAAGATTAATCAGTCGTATTTTCAGCAATTGGAAAAAGCTGGAATTGAATTAATTTCTCAACATGTCACTTTCATCGATACCCATACTATCAATATTGATGGACGCAAAGTTACAGCCGACAAAATTTTAATTGCTGTGGGAGGGCAACCACTCAAGCCCAAAATCCCAGGTATAGAATACGCTATCACATCCCGCGAGATGTTTCAGCTACCCTATCTGCCAAAACGTTTAGCAATTATTGGCGGCGGCTACATTGGCGTAGAATTTTCTAGCATGATGCACGCTTTCGGCTGCGAAGTGACGGTGATTGAAAAAGACGAGATGATTTTATCGGGGTTTGATGATGACATTTGCTCTGCTGTACAACAGGGTTTGATTAAACGCGGAATTAAGATATTCACCAACAGCACCGTTGATGAAATCAAATTCTCAGAAGAAGGTTTCTTGCTGACTATTACTGGTGAGAGCCAAGAAATAATTACAGCAGATAGCATCTTAGTTGCCACAGGTTACGTTCCAAATACCAAGAATCTTGGTTTAGAAAATGCCCATGTTGAACTTGGCGAAGATGGTGCCATCAAAGTAGATGAATACAGCCGCACCAACCAAGAAAACATTTTTGCTGTGGGTGATTGCACCAGTCGTATGCAATTGACTCCAGTGGCTAAGGCAGAAGCTATTGCCTTTGCCGATACAATTTTTGGCAACAAGGCGCAAAAACTAAATTATGATTATGTGCCCACTGCTGTTTTTTGCCGTCCAGAAGCGGCTAGTGTGGGGATGACGGAGGTAAAAGCACGGGAAAAATTTGGTGAATCTGTACAATGCTACCGCACCCAGTTCCAACCACTGTTGTATCAGCTAATCGAACAGGATGAGCCAACCACTATAAAGTTAGTGTTAAATGGTGATTCTGGGCAAGTTTTGGGCGCTCACATGGTGGGTGAACATGCAGCAGATATCATTCAAAGTCTAGGTGTGGCAATTCGCAAGGGCATTACCAAGGAAGATTTGGATGAAACTATAGGCATTCATCCCACGACAGGAGAAGAATTGTTGTCGTTAATTTAA
- a CDS encoding CHASE2 domain-containing serine/threonine-protein kinase: MAEEPTSTLTKNHVSAANRHSSKPTKVTSTASARQSRWMLRLGHLLAGGWVMGAALLSASGGELVQLMENKALSAFFQVRGPILPPEDIVILAIDDQSISVPEQYYKTNPKQYAYLETLKSYPYKRAAYAQVITKLIKAGARSVAVNVVFDTPSSYGTTDDRQLQAVLQKYGSKVTLAAVYENSQMRQGSFMQLIDPQEMFRTGSVSIGSVNFPLEVDGKVHRLGSEFSKLLAEDNLLEKLPSFDEAALKAAQVNYPQPKGDRIHFWGAAGTFEQVPFWHVLDPENWNTYLQQGKVFKDKIVLIGATDKLHNDYYPVAASNSAKRMSGVEIHANAIATLMQGKAIASGITSLPLRGLFVLIIVGSTALMITRRKQSINRFLYSLALSGTWLGISYGLFVHGQLIFPTTVPMIAIAMIGFSYLGTSLVRESIKKRQLVDIFQKYKTSAVVQEIISQQDDLQDLLQQRDLALSGKVLAQRYRIVKVLGSGGFSETYIAEDTQRPGNPRCVVKQLKPANTKPEALQLARRLFNSEAQTLEKLGTHPQIPQLLAYFEEDEEFYLVQEQIIGHPLNQELPAGRAIDEIAAIKIVRDLLQTLTFVHKNHVIHRDIKPSNIIRRHSDGKLILIDFGAVKEVSTKQLDHQEQNPFTIGIGTQGYAPSEQCFGRPHYSSDIYAVGMVGIKALTGIAPRELPRDVNGEIKWSDALRQAQGKTYGGKLRTQVSHSLAKILSKMVLDDFKQRYQSASEALEDLEAFDDVINSQTRYPMLQNDSLMNTLDDLGAPTKSCSEASSETT; encoded by the coding sequence ATGGCAGAAGAACCTACATCTACCTTAACTAAAAACCATGTCTCTGCTGCCAATAGACACTCAAGTAAACCGACAAAAGTAACGTCAACAGCATCGGCTCGTCAGTCTAGGTGGATGCTTCGCTTAGGTCATCTCCTGGCTGGCGGTTGGGTAATGGGTGCAGCACTGCTGAGTGCTTCTGGTGGGGAATTAGTTCAATTGATGGAAAATAAGGCGCTTTCTGCCTTTTTTCAAGTGCGTGGGCCGATTTTACCTCCAGAAGACATTGTAATTTTAGCAATAGACGATCAGTCAATATCAGTTCCCGAACAGTACTATAAAACAAATCCCAAACAGTATGCCTACTTAGAAACACTGAAATCTTATCCTTATAAACGGGCTGCTTATGCTCAGGTAATCACAAAGTTAATCAAAGCAGGTGCCCGCTCTGTAGCGGTAAATGTAGTTTTTGACACGCCAAGCAGTTATGGAACTACTGACGATCGCCAACTCCAGGCAGTATTACAAAAATATGGCAGCAAAGTTACTTTAGCCGCCGTCTACGAAAATTCCCAGATGCGCCAAGGGTCTTTTATGCAACTGATTGACCCACAAGAGATGTTTCGTACAGGATCTGTGTCCATTGGCTCAGTTAATTTCCCTCTGGAGGTAGATGGTAAAGTTCATCGATTGGGCAGTGAGTTTTCTAAGTTGTTAGCTGAAGATAATTTGCTCGAAAAGCTACCCTCTTTTGATGAAGCAGCACTGAAGGCAGCACAAGTAAATTATCCCCAACCAAAGGGCGATCGCATTCATTTTTGGGGGGCTGCGGGTACATTTGAGCAAGTACCCTTTTGGCATGTACTCGATCCAGAAAACTGGAACACCTATTTGCAGCAGGGAAAGGTTTTCAAAGACAAGATAGTGCTAATTGGTGCAACAGATAAGTTACACAATGATTATTATCCAGTCGCCGCTAGCAACAGCGCTAAACGGATGTCGGGGGTGGAAATTCACGCCAATGCGATCGCAACTTTGATGCAAGGTAAAGCGATCGCTTCAGGAATTACCAGTCTACCGTTGCGGGGTTTGTTTGTGCTAATTATAGTAGGCAGTACAGCCTTGATGATTACCAGACGCAAGCAAAGTATCAATAGATTTCTCTATAGCCTCGCCCTGTCTGGTACTTGGCTAGGAATTAGCTATGGGTTATTTGTTCACGGTCAGTTAATATTTCCCACTACTGTACCAATGATTGCGATCGCTATGATCGGATTTTCCTATCTGGGAACCTCATTAGTCAGAGAAAGCATCAAAAAACGCCAATTAGTAGACATTTTTCAGAAGTATAAAACTTCCGCCGTTGTCCAAGAGATTATCAGCCAACAAGATGATTTGCAAGACTTACTTCAGCAACGAGATTTAGCCTTATCAGGAAAAGTCCTGGCTCAACGCTATAGAATTGTCAAAGTTCTCGGTTCCGGTGGATTCAGTGAAACCTACATTGCCGAAGATACCCAACGTCCTGGGAATCCGCGATGTGTTGTCAAACAACTAAAACCAGCCAACACCAAACCAGAAGCCTTACAACTTGCCAGACGTTTATTTAACTCAGAGGCGCAAACACTCGAAAAATTGGGAACACACCCTCAAATTCCGCAACTTTTGGCGTATTTTGAAGAAGATGAAGAATTTTATTTAGTACAAGAACAGATTATTGGTCATCCTTTAAATCAGGAATTGCCAGCAGGCAGAGCAATTGATGAAATTGCAGCGATCAAAATTGTCAGGGACTTATTGCAAACATTAACATTTGTCCATAAAAACCATGTGATTCACCGGGATATTAAGCCCAGTAATATTATCCGCCGACATTCAGACGGTAAACTGATCCTGATTGACTTTGGAGCCGTCAAAGAAGTCAGTACAAAACAGCTTGATCATCAAGAGCAAAACCCCTTTACCATTGGTATTGGTACTCAGGGTTATGCACCAAGCGAGCAATGTTTTGGGCGTCCCCACTACAGTAGTGATATCTATGCAGTCGGCATGGTTGGGATTAAAGCCTTGACTGGTATAGCACCCCGTGAGCTACCTAGAGATGTTAATGGAGAGATAAAATGGAGCGATGCCCTTCGACAGGCTCAGGGTAAGACCTACGGCGGTAAACTACGCACCCAGGTAAGTCACTCCCTCGCTAAGATTCTCAGTAAAATGGTGCTGGATGACTTCAAACAGCGATATCAGTCTGCATCAGAGGCTCTTGAGGATCTGGAAGCTTTTGACGATGTTATAAATTCCCAAACCAGATACCCTATGCTACAGAATGACTCATTAATGAATACTTTAGATGACTTAGGCGCTCCCACAAAATCTTGCTCAGAAGCATCCTCAGAAACTACTTGA
- the secA gene encoding preprotein translocase subunit SecA, giving the protein MLKLLLGDPNARKLKKYQPSVTEINLLEEEIKVLSDEELKGKTVEFKQRFAKGETLDDLLPEAYAVVREAGRRVLGLRHFDVQMLGGIILHVGQIAEMKTGEGKTLVATLPSYLNGLTGKGVHVVTVNDYLARRDAEWMGQVHRFLGLSVGLIQSTMTPSERQKNYDCDITYVTNSEVGFDYLRDNMATSMADVVQRPFNYCVIDEVDSILIDEARTPLIISGQVERPTEKYLQAAEIAFTLKKDEHYDVDEKARNVLLTDEGFAESENLLGVTDLFDPEDPWAHFVFNAIKAKELFLKDVNYIVRNGEVVIVDEFTGRVLPGRRWSDGLHQAIEAKEHVEIQPETQTLATITYQNLFLLYPKLGGMTGTAKTEEPEFEKIYKLEVAVIPTNRDRRREDLSDMVFKTEPGKWGAIARECAEMHELGRPVLVGTTSVEKSELLSRLLKELAIPHELLNARPENVEREAEIVAQAGRKGAVTIATNMAGRGTDIILGGNSEYMARLKLREYFMPRIVMPESEDAFGVQRAAGLPTGHGGGQGFVPGKKVKTWRASPEIFPTQLTKETEKLLKDAVEIAVREYGDRSLPELEAEDKVAVAAEKAPIDDAVILKLREAYNRVKQEYEQFTTREHDEVVGIGGLHVIGTERHESRRIDNQLRGRAGRQGDPGTTRFFLSLEDNLLRIFGGDRVAGLMNAFQVEEDMPIESGMLTRSLEGAQKKVETYYYDIRKQVFEYDEVMNNQRRAIYAERRRVLEGQDLKEQVIKYAEKTMDDIVDYYINVDLPSEEWELEKLVEKVKEFVYLLADLQPNQLEDMTVSEIKAFLHEQVRIAYDLKEAQIDQVQPGLMRQAERFFILQRIDTLWREHLQQMDALRESVGLRGYGQKDPLIEYKSEGYELFLDMMINIRRDVVYSLFMFQPQPQQMMQASSEMV; this is encoded by the coding sequence ATGCTAAAACTTTTGTTGGGCGACCCCAACGCTCGTAAGCTTAAAAAATATCAACCTTCTGTTACTGAAATTAACCTTCTAGAGGAAGAAATTAAGGTTCTTTCCGATGAGGAGTTAAAAGGTAAAACCGTCGAATTTAAACAACGGTTTGCCAAAGGCGAAACTCTAGATGACCTATTACCTGAAGCTTACGCCGTTGTCCGAGAAGCAGGACGGCGAGTCTTAGGTTTGCGGCACTTTGATGTCCAAATGCTTGGCGGTATCATTTTGCATGTAGGGCAAATTGCCGAAATGAAAACCGGTGAGGGTAAAACGCTTGTAGCAACCTTACCGAGTTATTTAAATGGACTTACTGGTAAAGGTGTACACGTCGTAACTGTGAACGATTACCTGGCTCGTCGGGATGCTGAATGGATGGGACAGGTGCATCGCTTCTTGGGGCTGAGTGTGGGGCTAATCCAGTCAACTATGACTCCCAGTGAACGCCAAAAAAACTATGATTGCGATATTACTTATGTTACCAACAGCGAGGTAGGATTTGACTACCTGCGGGATAACATGGCGACATCAATGGCAGATGTGGTGCAACGCCCGTTTAATTATTGCGTGATTGACGAGGTAGACTCGATTTTAATTGATGAGGCGCGGACACCGCTAATTATTTCTGGGCAGGTGGAAAGACCTACAGAAAAGTATCTGCAAGCAGCTGAAATCGCATTCACACTCAAAAAAGACGAGCATTATGATGTGGATGAAAAAGCTCGTAACGTGCTTTTGACTGATGAAGGATTTGCAGAATCCGAAAATCTTTTGGGAGTAACAGATTTGTTTGACCCTGAAGATCCTTGGGCGCACTTCGTTTTCAATGCAATTAAAGCCAAAGAACTTTTCCTCAAGGATGTAAATTACATCGTCCGCAATGGCGAAGTGGTAATTGTAGATGAATTTACCGGTCGGGTGCTACCCGGACGGCGTTGGAGTGATGGATTACACCAGGCAATTGAAGCCAAAGAACACGTAGAAATTCAACCAGAAACTCAAACTCTAGCGACAATTACTTATCAAAATCTGTTCTTGCTGTATCCAAAACTCGGTGGAATGACCGGAACGGCAAAAACGGAAGAACCAGAATTTGAAAAAATTTACAAATTGGAAGTTGCGGTAATTCCTACCAACCGCGATCGCAGACGGGAAGATTTGTCTGATATGGTCTTTAAGACAGAACCGGGCAAGTGGGGGGCGATCGCTAGAGAATGTGCCGAAATGCACGAACTCGGCAGACCTGTATTAGTAGGAACCACTAGTGTAGAAAAATCCGAACTTCTGAGTAGGCTGCTGAAGGAGTTGGCGATTCCTCATGAATTACTTAACGCCCGACCGGAAAACGTCGAGCGTGAGGCAGAAATCGTCGCTCAAGCTGGACGAAAAGGTGCTGTTACCATTGCTACCAACATGGCTGGTAGAGGTACAGACATCATTCTGGGTGGTAACTCCGAATACATGGCGCGTCTGAAGCTGCGGGAATACTTCATGCCCCGGATTGTTATGCCAGAGTCAGAAGATGCCTTTGGCGTTCAAAGGGCAGCCGGATTGCCTACAGGACATGGCGGTGGTCAAGGCTTTGTCCCTGGTAAAAAAGTCAAAACTTGGCGGGCTTCACCAGAAATTTTCCCCACGCAGTTAACAAAGGAAACAGAAAAACTACTCAAAGATGCAGTAGAAATTGCGGTGCGTGAATATGGCGATCGCAGTTTACCGGAATTGGAAGCTGAAGACAAGGTAGCTGTGGCAGCAGAAAAAGCTCCCATCGACGACGCTGTGATTCTGAAATTGCGAGAAGCTTACAACCGCGTTAAGCAGGAATACGAACAATTTACTACCCGTGAACATGATGAAGTAGTGGGAATCGGTGGTTTGCACGTAATTGGTACAGAACGCCACGAATCACGGCGGATTGATAACCAGTTGCGTGGACGTGCAGGAAGACAAGGCGACCCTGGAACCACAAGATTCTTCCTCAGTTTAGAGGATAACCTACTGCGGATTTTTGGAGGCGATCGCGTTGCTGGGTTAATGAATGCTTTCCAAGTGGAAGAAGATATGCCCATCGAATCTGGGATGCTTACCCGCAGTTTGGAAGGCGCACAGAAAAAAGTTGAAACTTACTACTACGACATCCGTAAGCAGGTGTTTGAGTATGACGAAGTGATGAATAATCAACGTCGGGCTATTTATGCTGAACGTCGGCGGGTGTTAGAAGGTCAAGATTTGAAAGAACAGGTAATCAAGTATGCCGAAAAAACGATGGATGACATCGTTGACTACTATATCAATGTAGACTTGCCCTCGGAAGAGTGGGAGTTAGAAAAGCTGGTTGAGAAAGTTAAAGAATTCGTCTATCTGTTAGCGGATTTGCAACCAAATCAATTAGAGGATATGACAGTCAGCGAGATTAAAGCCTTCCTCCACGAACAGGTGCGAATTGCTTACGACCTCAAAGAAGCGCAGATTGACCAAGTTCAACCCGGACTGATGCGCCAAGCTGAACGCTTCTTTATCTTGCAACGCATTGATACTCTGTGGCGGGAACACCTGCAACAAATGGATGCTTTGCGCGAATCGGTAGGATTACGTGGTTATGGGCAAAAAGACCCGCTAATTGAATACAAGAGCGAGGGTTATGAGTTGTTCTTGGATATGATGATTAACATCCGCCGAGATGTGGTGTACTCGTTGTTCATGTTCCAACCGCAGCCTCAGCAGATGATGCAGGCTTCGTCTGAGATGGTGTAA